The Calditrichota bacterium DNA segment ATTCCATCTTTTTCAAAACCTCTTCCGGCGGCAGTCCTTTGGCCGGCAGCGACAGGGCGTAATCAGACATCAAAAACTCCGTATTTAAATTCGTAGAAAGTTTTGCTCTAATCTAAAAAATTCATTCGCCACAAAGGCACGAAAACGCAAAGACAGAATAAAAAAAATAATAAGAAAGCTTTGAAAAAAAATAAACAAAACAAACTGAGTCTTGAATCACTAATCCTTTTAATTATAACACCCTTCGTGACTTGGGGGTCTTCGTGGCAACAATTTATGAACAATACAGGTTAAAAAGCCTTCGCCCATTCATTTCACGAATTTTAGCCAATGGACTTCATTGAGTCGCGCATTTGCGGCAACACGAATTTAATCTCACCTGCGAAATGCATCCGGGCTTCCACCCGTCACCTTAAAAGATAGGCCAGAAAGATCCCCAAATAATTCCCAATGGCGTAGCCAATTACGCCGGTCGTGAGGCCGGTAACAATGATTTCCTTATTTTTCAGGGCACTGGCCACCACCGGGACAAAGGGGGGCGAACAGATCATGGCTGTAGAAGTAATAATCACCGTATCCGCATCAATCTTAAAAAACGAGGAAATCAGAACATGCAGAAAAAGCGACCCGAAAATGGCCAGGAACACAAAGAAAAACAGATCGGGCGAGGTACCCGCAATTTTGTGAATGTTGGCCATCGATGCCACATCCAGGCAGAAGATTAAGATCAGGTACATGCCGAGTTGAAAGGTTTTGTCGATCTTATTTATGGAAGGAACCAGCGAAAAGGCGATGCCGAGCGTGGTAATGGTCAGGATGGCCACCGCCATTGACGAGTTGGGGCTGACCAGAAGACTCAAGCCTCCGGCAATTGCAAAAATGCCGATGGAAACCAGAAAGGCTTTCATCAAAGGAAAAAATTTGCCGCGGGCAAACATTCCCGCGTAGGAATGCACATTTTCAATCTGATCGCTCGCTGCCTCTTCCCTTCCGTTCTCATTGGTAAAGTGAAATTCGGGTAAAAAGGTCAGGAACAGTTTCCGGGCGATTGTAATAAAGAAAATAATGTAAACCGTAGAAAGAAGCGTGTCGTAGGTGTGAACAATTATGTAAACCGTGGAATCCACATTCAGGGCGGTTTTGATAGCGGCCAGGTTGGGCGTTCCGCCCGTGTAAACCCCAACCAACATACCGCTGATTTTCCAGACATCCGCAATTTGCCCCGAAAACCAGGCATTTCCCGCAATGACAACCGCCACGACGGCCGCAATGGCAATCACCATGGAAAGCATGGCCTTGCCCGCCACCTTTGTCCACTTTCTTACATCCACCGAAAACAGGAGAAGAGGAATGGCGAGCGGAATGGTCAACGTGGCCACCAGGCTTTGGACCGACTCGCTTCCCCGGGGCAAAAGTTTTACATTTCCAAGAGTAAATCCGATGAGATAGGCCAAAACCACGGGACCCATTTTTTCAAGAAAAGGAACTTTCACACAAAGGTAAATAATAACCGCTGGGAAAAGGACGTAAAACAAACCCAACAAAACCGCTTCCATCGAAACTCCAGGATTGATTCTTGGGTTTTGGAGGCCTTCCTGCAGGAGGGTACCCAAA contains these protein-coding regions:
- a CDS encoding DUF819 family protein, with the translated sequence MEAVLLGLFYVLFPAVIIYLCVKVPFLEKMGPVVLAYLIGFTLGNVKLLPRGSESVQSLVATLTIPLAIPLLLFSVDVRKWTKVAGKAMLSMVIAIAAVVAVVIAGNAWFSGQIADVWKISGMLVGVYTGGTPNLAAIKTALNVDSTVYIIVHTYDTLLSTVYIIFFITIARKLFLTFLPEFHFTNENGREEAASDQIENVHSYAGMFARGKFFPLMKAFLVSIGIFAIAGGLSLLVSPNSSMAVAILTITTLGIAFSLVPSINKIDKTFQLGMYLILIFCLDVASMANIHKIAGTSPDLFFFVFLAIFGSLFLHVLISSFFKIDADTVIITSTAMICSPPFVPVVASALKNKEIIVTGLTTGVIGYAIGNYLGIFLAYLLR